The genomic segment tcttatttaatcattaatggtTTTTTTGTCACATgtatacttctttaatttttaattataatatataccaggtATATCtagaagtaggtacatattttataattctattttgagatttcattttatccttttttttttaaaggaattcGCTCCTTTCAAACACTGCTTATAGTATGAACAATAACGAGCAAaattataacgtattataatgtatatagtgaGTAGTGACACAATACGCAGTCGATTAATAAAACGATAGACAAGATTGATTTACTCGTTAGTTAAGTGCAGGTCAGTGCTGTACGTTATTTCAAATTGGATTACAATGACCAATGATAAATcaatgtattagaaaaacgattccgaaCACTCGATTCGTCGCTATGGCTATTTACTAAATCGACTGTCATTATACAAATGTAAgcttatagtttaaaaatgttcaaaatatattttgtgatctagcatacttttttgaaatttataaaatatagttatcgGTTGGAAATGAATAGGTAcagtcaaaataattatatattaccacGAAAAGTTAccagtttcataaaaaaatacattttacaataatcaggtactaaatagaaaaaaaagatttgcCAAAAAAATAAGTCAGATATCAAAAATGGCAAATAAGTAATTCTATAGATTTTGTAGTATAGCATTATAAAAAGTGTAATATGATAGGGCATACGCCATTTAGTTTTGATAGCCTGCTTAAGACAATTATTAAAGGAAATTTAGACGGTCGAGctgtgcagttttttttaaacaaaatattaattattttatacatatattggtactttaaatatttaaacatgtttataatacctatataagtattgtTAAAtcagtacatataatatatagttcctatattatactaccattTACCAATACacagaaataaaacaaatatatattataatttttaaatcgtactaaatcataataattataattttcgaaGAAAATGCAATAATGATGGTttgggaattattaaaattttttcatttatttaatttatttttgttacggCTTTAACATCAATGATTATTAGCCTACTTTTACTCAaagttgaatacaatatttataaattataaatattaacttcaaTGTTGATTTTTGGCTTGAGTTTATATTTCAGGAAAATGTATAGGTTTGCaaattttatgcatattttgtatttgttatagCAGTACTTGCAGTATAGTAGatttattatagaatactaGGTACGAGTGTAcgacgaatatttttttattaataaactaaattaggtaataaataatataataacagacaATATTGAATCTAAATAACATGTAGGTAtttcattaatcattttatatgtaataaaatatactttattgcgtatatacattatacaggcaTTAAAAGTATTACACATTttactgaaatttatttttatggtgtcttatttattattatactaatatttatcttattatgtatggaatttaatatttataaacgtatatttttcaatatattaattttgtccaagtatttttaaaaattaatttttaccagctggaaaaaacatatttcttaaatttatgttaatatttttttgagatgcagaaaatgtattataacttaattaatctGTTTATTTTGTCTTATTACTGTggttattttatgtacctatttataataggCAAAGATGGTTTTATGTAGTGCAAAGGCAAACTGAGGACGTgagtgattttattatatattagtgtaATATATCAAAACCAGCTGAATAACCCGGCTTTGGTTGTGTGCAGTTTTTTTTGTGGCAAATCCTATACAGTACATAcagtatttatactatatatactatatacgctATACAGGTGTATCTCGGTTTGCgtgtatctcagttttagtgtacctaGCTTAGTTCACGGACAAATTGGCGTCAGTGTACCTATCtttgatttatgaaataaattcgACCTAGATATGGGCAATCGCAACTCGCAAGTAGTGGATTGGATTTagcatttgatatattttttaacgtagtAAAAAGttagctttaaaaaaaagtaaaaaaaaagatacttgttttttctattttctactATTAAAATTGCAAcagtttataaagaaaaaaaaagtttcaatgtCCACTATGAATCTCAAAACCCTTGTTTGAGgggtttttaaaaatgcaaattttgaaaaataatttctcaGTGGGACAcatcatcataaaataaaactactgACCAAATTTCATATTCATAGCTTTAGTAGTTCCAGACTCCAGTTAGGTGATGATGAATCAGTCAGGCAGTCAGTCAGTAAGTCAGTCAAGTTCTTTTACTTTCAGGATAAGTAAACTCTAATCTATATATTGGTTATATACATATCTATTGAGTTTCGAGTGATAAACTCAAATCAtactatgtaaattttaaaaataattttttacgtgaaatatatttttatcttaaaatagaTACATAAATCGAAATAAAGGCTTTTAAatcgattattaaaaaatgtatcaaaaaagccataagacatatacatgtcaatataaattcttttaaaagAAAGTTATGTACGAATTCCGTAAAAACCTTATAACATTTACAACCTAAAAAGTATAATAGAAATTATCCTTTATTCGTCAAATTAATGCTCTCGACTCTCAGTACATCACTCTCAAAACgtatatatacagtgtgattcaccATTCATGATCACCCCATttattcttcaataatgcagttattcaaaatatgattttggaatttttaaatatatttacatatagaccatattttaaaattcttgagattgtttgtaggtacctactacagaaTGAGTGTCCTTTGGAGATACAAACtgctttttttcaaatgagaaccactCTTTTCTatcataatttttctgaacatgttgaatcaaaattaatttgagaagtctttgaattatttaacattgtgtAGGCACTAATAAGATAATGGGATAATAGGATCTATGATAATGGGTTTGTAagatatagactatagagtctatggtaattttaaaattttagtgattaatattaatctgataacattaataatttgtaaaaatagccCCAGTAATTTTAGATCCAAATATTCAATCCTACATTTTTTATAGGACTATTTTAGttactatagtactattatttttagtacaaacattttaataacagttattAAAAGTAccaaaatttacataaaatacctTTGATACTATGTTTTGTAAACAACTGCAATGATTAAAACGGtagacataattaatataattaatttattattggatCATGAATTATTATCATCAGGATTTTTCGcccaatttcattaaaaataaataccgatttgttattatgttagcttattttaagtacaaaataaaatattataattagggttTAGCTTTTTAGCCTTGTTGTTAAACATATTCACACTACTtactaggtttttttaaaataatttgtttttaataatagttcgtttttaaaaaaaaattaaaatttgtcttCCTATTTTATTAACATCTGTGTAAATCATCAATTACACAAGTTTTCAGCTCactcaaatttattataatattgaacatttattttgtactttatgATTTGTGAGTTATAAAAAAGGACTTCAGTTTGaatatacatgtaataaaaatctaaattatgcCTTGAGTAATGTACGaactcctaaaaaaaaaattgaattatattttattataaaattatctatataaaaatttgtaaatacaattatatatatagaatcgTTGGTCGTGAAAcacattttagtataaataagctgaacaataaattatgaaaccatttatatatctggcctaattttaatattacaataaaaatattcgagacgtcaaaataatattaggtaggtatagtgattgataaattcaaaattatcttaaatttaacTTGGTCTTTTTTCACACAAAAAATTACACTAGGTGCATAGTACAATATTAACGTGAACTGATAATTGAATGGTTAAATAATTGTGaattatatacatgtaaattTCGTGTCACTTAAAAATCCTAATATTTTTCTGCGAAAATTATCATCGTCTGAATAGTCTTTATGGTAtattaactattgaaaaaatttttttttaaagcttacgATTTGCTTTGAAAAATGTTGGTATTGTATACGACTCAAAGTGAATGCATTTTGCGAATTCATCCAGTATGTTATCTACTAGTTACCAACAAATTCtctacgaataaaataaaaaacctatatgctaatctaaaatattatcaataaattaaatattaaaaacaatacgaATATGATTAAAACCGATattgaatttttgtttatttaattaaattaatagtcaAAACTGAAAGGTAAtttaaagtaacaaaaaaacattgaaaaatattttatttgaacggATTCAACACCGCATAAACTTTgaactattaaatatactttagtaGCAccacaatatgtttttatatcatatttttgttttacatgttttcaaatatatttaatcttcTGAGTTTCGGTATCAGTAGTAGGGTCAATGGTAAGTGAAAAATGGATTTTGTCCTTGCTGAATGTATACAATTACTGACGGCTATTGGTACACCGTATACAATGAATAtaaggggttttttttttaaatccccgatgaatatctttttatttgttgtttcttttaataattctCCACAGACGGTTTTTTagtcttttattttaatacaaacattttgatttaaatagaaaaaaatttcagaattttaattttgaattaatcttttaaatgtaattgttaatttataataaaaatacataacataccATATtgagtaagtaggtaggtaatatagccatatagccaTAAAAGCATTATAAAggtaatgtttttattctttcCCCTTTATGTTGTTCAACTTAAGCTCTTCACTGAAATCAATAGTTgttatcttaaataaatataaacttacatatatatatatattgtgagtATATTGTGCACAGGAATTTTGAAATACTATCTATGTTTTCACATTATTATcactgtatgtataataaaatcaatacagtcTTCGTTGTAAATTTATTGGAAAACTGTAAGTTGTAGCTTAGTCCTTAccagaataatttaaatataatactaaaagtaaataaaaaagcttggacaattcaattattttttttctcacaaatatcaatatttaaacaaagtttATTGTAAAATGCAGTAGACAttcgtttaaaaattgttgaaacTTCTTTTCACAAGAATCTCAGTTCAAAATTGTGAGCAAATGATTTGAATTAAAAACTCATCACAACTAAACgaaattgaattttcaattctCTTTAAATGCACGaaatcaaaactttttttttttttacaaattttaataattttgtagcaCAAGCAATGCATAACCGATAATAAAAGGTAAAGTACAtattcccagacagcaattttttgtttaataatattattataacattataataacgaataatattagtataatgttattataatactattataatattattattacaaaatgctgtctgggttgtAATTCTAAGGAGTTTAGTATTCTACTTAAATCGCTGCAgtggtaaatttatttatttttcacaatggaattttacattgttatacataatattttaccacataaagtattagaaaacattattagaacatttttgtgcataatataagcataatatagcagtatctatattctatatttcttaaaaaataccaTATGGAGTCTGCAGAAGTTAAGcagacatttaattttaaaatagtaatgtgTGTGTATCTGAAANNNNNNNNNNNNNNNNNNNNNNNNNNNNNNNNNNNNNNNNNNNNNNNNNNNNNNNNNNNNNNNNNNNNNNNNNNNNNNNNNNNNNNNNNNNNNNNNNNNNNNNNNNNNNNNNNNNNNNNNNNNNNNNNNNNNNNNNNNNNNNNNNNNNNNNNNNNNNNNNNNNNNNNNNNNNNNNNNNNNNNNNNNNNNNNNNNNNNNNNNNNNNNNNNNNNNNNNNNNNNNNNNNNNNNNNNNNNNNNNNNNNNNNNNNNNNNNNNNNNNNNNNNNNNNNNNNNNNNNNNNNNNNNNNNNNNNNNNNNNNNNNNNNNNNNNNNNNNNNNNNNNNNNNNNNNNNNNNNNNNNNNNNNNNNNNNNNNNNNNNNNNNNNNNNNNNNNNNNNNNNNNNNNNNNNNNNNNNNNNNNNNNNNNNNNNNNNNNNNNNNNNNNNNNNNNNNNNNNNNNNNNNNNNNNNNNNNNNNNNNNNNNNNNNNNNNNNNNNNNNNNNNNNNNNNNNNNNNNNNNNNNNNNNNNNNNNNNNNNNNNNNNNNNNNNNNNNNNNNNNNNNNNNNNNNNNNNNNNNNNNNNNNNNNNNNNNNNNNNNNNNNNNNNNNNNNNNNNNNNNNNNNNNNNNNNNNNNNNNNNNNNNNNNNNNNNNNNNNNNNNNNNNNNNNNNNNNNNNNNNNNNNNNNNNNNNNNNNNNNNNNNNNNNNNNNNNNNNNNNNNNNNNNNNNNNNNNNNNNNNNNNNNNNNNNNNNNNNNNNNNNNNNNNNNNNNNNNNNNNNNNNNNNNNNNNNNNNNNNNNNNNNNNNNNNNNNNNNNNNNNNNNNNNNNNNNNNNNNNNNNNNNNNNNNNNNNNNNNNNNNNNNNNNNNNNNNNNNNNNNNNNNNNNNNNNNNNNNNNNNNTGTGAATCCCCCTTTAGtcacattattaatatgtctcataagttataagttacaatttatatagaaatgagtacttatataaaatataattatttataacaataaacgatAAGACAGTCGACATACGTttgacaacaatttaattttgaagaaaatctcaaaatagaattataaaatatgtacttatacttACCTGtttctaggtatatattataattaaacattaaagaagtatgcatatgaaaaataaacattaatgattaaataagaattttatttggaactaaaagaGGAACTCGTCCATTTTCCAAAGGatcgaattcttttttttttaaggaacaaagAACTGAacgaatttctttttataaggaacttgccaaacactgtcttgtacttacatagttacattttatttgaatttcctATTTCcttaaaagttattacttattacaaacAATTTGTGTTAAAAGCCATCTAAATCAAATATTAGAGGTTCCATTACAGAGAATCACAGAGCCACTGCAAATTAATTGCATTCCCAAGATctctatacaaaattaatttaatttgaatgattttaaaCAACCAGATGTTAAGTATTATGCTAATTAATTGCGTTCATTAAGACCATTTTCATTcgtctgatttttatttttactgtcataAGTCTTtccatgcataataatatatattatacacacaaggAGGTTCTTTAAAGTTAAACTTTCGTTTCTCAAGCTCTGAGTAGTATCAAGAAGACGCTACGCATACGtctgttgtctccgtcttacaaatgtgctgtttattttgatattagagtgaattgacttattataaaacttttcaaacattattaaattttgcgCGCTTAAGACTcggagatttttttaaaatactcatatctcgcttaaaaattaaaataacgaataTAAGCCGACACTTAAGCACATATAATGCTCTTACCTAAAAAATTGATactataggtcaattcactctattataaaaagtaacagCACACAATTCAAACTATAGTTGAAAGTTCAAACTATAATGAACacaaatttggtatgtcgtacccgtacgtgtgtaagacggagacaggaCATTCATTGGTAGCGTCCTCTCCTCTTACCGTTTttggagaaaatatttttttttcacctaatCTGAAGTCATgagtaaacatttttgtaattacttttatatcgttataatttattaagtttttaggTCAAGGAATGACgggcttatatttttaattttatgttctgAAGCAGTATATTTTCCTGAAAATGTCGATATaggcactaaaaaaaaattgaattttgaatgagtttagttaattattagttaataagtAGTGCTTGTGACTTGTGGctccaaaaaatattcatatatactcttaaatatatgttaaacaatatgaaataagaaaaataaaaattgtattttttcaatgGGGGAAGGGGGTTGTGACTTGTGAATAATTTATAGGAACATATTTAAGGGTACCAGCATACAAAAAAATGGGTGCGTAAAAAACGGGCAATGACTTTCCATaaacaatgatacattttagtgattttacACGACAaccgatattatattgtatgaaccTTATAacgcatttattttatatttatatacaaaatcatTATATGATCGTAATTTGTTAGGCATTAatcacaatatatacaatatttaataaaaaaatacgatttattaattatttagtaactGATAACAAATAATTAGGAACTTATAGAGTTACTTTTCTTGACTTTTTTAATCAGAGTCATCAGATATAGTGTCATAGTTGATAGAACTTGGTGATTGGTTTTTAATTGATagctattaactattaagtgtagtcgagtctcgataactcgaatGTCAAGggagataaaaattaattcaacttatgtatttttcgagttatataatttgaatttttttaaaaatagtcctaaagacaaaaaaaaaaaatcgagtttTCAAGACTCGACTGTATTAACAAGTTTTTTACCCATTTCTTCTGTGGTTGACCGCCATTTTAcgttattttcaaaataggtactaaaatgttTTTCTCCTAGGAAGAGGCATACTAACTgctaatatacctacgtaatcatgctaatcagtaatcactaattATACTAAGATTTGCAATGCCTCGATGGTATGAGTTACGACTTATGAATGTGATTACTGATTGATTTAATAACTGATGGACTATAGTCCATTCAGCATTCGTATTAAGAAGGATCCTTGGAGGTAGTCGGTTTTCATCAGCTCTACTGAGTCAAGCACCTGCCGTGTAGTTAAGCCACATCCCAGCACACAAATCGGATATTGAGATTCCTTCAAAGTATGAGTCTGCAGAAGGGTCCTAAtgagtaaataacaataattaaactgATTCCAggcattacatttatttaaatgcttcattgaataatatactattatatcttaCATACCTGATACCTAcatgattatattgtaatactgaAACTAGAAACTTACTATGtaagatataaatattgttctatCACGAATCGAATCGTACCTAACTACTAACAACTAACAAGAcacataattatgtaggtagctttacaaaaataaagtttttctcaataattaagTAAATCAATATTCTTACAAACTACATGCTTACTTCAATattaacaactatattattatgtttctaggAGGCGTTTTCATAGCTACATTAGTTGGCTTGTTGATAGCGTTGATTACACTTGCTTTTGAAGTCGACTATTTTAAACACAAACGAGCCAAGGTAGCTGAAGTTAGTGTTGTTAATAACACCGTTCATAAGGATAAACTGGTGTACGGTCACGAGTTATTCGTGACATTAGACAGGAACTCAAATTTAGATGATCAAACACGTTGGGCAAACAAGATCAAGCTAGATTCAACTATGGGCTGACAAAACAATGCATTATTCTTTCGTagaaacaaatttcaaaattagaaCTTTGCagttgtttgatataatattttataatatttataaatatattatggataaaaattgattaactaatacatttcataaataaattatcttacaatatatatattatacaaatgcacTAAATCAACACAATACCAAGAGAAAACAGcggaattttaaatataatcataataaaataataactataataacaacaGATATTTCTATGACTgtgtatatatcattaaaaattataaatgtaatttaacaatcGTGCAGTAATATACAAAACGATAAGTAATCATATAGTAATTCAAGTACCTAATTGTATTGGCGTTAATCCCAAACTGATCTTTaacaattaactaaaatataaaaacaaaatataaaataattagagactcaaatttgatttttaacaacatataatatgctattagtactattgtagtattatattatactattatatttgctatgatttattttataaccctACATTTTGTTACAGAACTCGTCTACCATAAgcccttattttttttattaatactgtttagtatattaaattatttctttatttcattGGGAATCGATGATAaaagaaattagaaaaaaaagtaattataaattatgaacattcattgtttaaaatttttcaattatcagTACTTCCGTAGTTGCAtttcaaaataactattaaaaggttttctaaaaataattgttatatttaacaatgaatttttatacacatttaatttctaaatgattcctattatcattgattataaatactggCCCGTATTTATGCTTCGCGAAAAATTGTCAAAGATGGATGTGGCCGTTTAAAGCGCTGTCGTCGTCCATAAATAACTGATGGGCGAAGACAGAGCTTCATAACAGCTACATCCATTTTTCGCGAAATGTGTGCCAGTGAGgaacctatatagtatttataatcaatactattattttagtattttataaaataatatacttaaaaattaaattaaaattgacatatattttattgaagtattatagtgaatataaaaaaaattaataaaataagatgaatagttatttgcaaaataattcagaacgaattctttttttatcCTCAAATCTATAAAACATTGGGACAACAATAacctgaaataattaatattatttattggaattATTGAATTTTCTTATACATTATGTACAGTATAAAAATCTCTTGTAGTAACAGTCAAATGTTTTCAAGATGATTGATGTTTTCATGatgacattaatatattataaaaccataaatcgcccacatttaatgaatataacaaACTTTGTAGGTAACAAAATgattcaaacattaaaaataactcaCATAAAGAATAAAgtttcaataatacaaaatgcaatattttataaaaaaaaaaaatgcaccgATTAGTTTGATTGGATTTATTGGGATTCAGTTATCACAAGcatactataaattatgaaatattttgaactagAATTATcaatagataattaatttatagtaatatcttTAGAGCAATGTACCTACATTCTTATTCCAAATAAATGTAGGAAAATAATTGATGTATTgtatcattgaaaaaatattattgtataacactataacagaataatacaataattatttatttaaaacaatatactatcattttaaaatgaatataagaAATTATGTTAAGAAGTAAaagatgaataataattaaacattattttttgtattaagtaATTACACTTAATAgagtataacataaaaaaaaaaaaattttctttgattattttaaaccacactaagtagtataatagtagatactaaaaataatatgtttaccatTTCTGTGTGTGCTAACTGAGACAATTGCGAATTTCCTTATGCATGTGACACAAAAATTTTACATAAGATGGACTATTGTCGATACCATGATCTTGAACTAAGAAATGTCTCACAACAGtttcaattttatctttttgCCGCATAATTGCAagctgtaaataaaatataacgttaaacacaCCCGAACACCTAGTATAAATCAGATTAATATTTAGCTATAGAAGTATACATACTCTCATCGTGTGGCTttgttcattttgaattttagataaCACCTgacgaataattttatatttaacatatgtTATGTTCTGAACACCAAACACATCTGACAAAAATGGGTCTATACCCATACCAAGTCGCATAAACATATATACTCCATTttctaaacacaaaaatattgtaaaaactataaataatgcatttatttttgtaaaagaaaaatgcTGTTTACCCAAAATATAAGCTCCATTTTCTGCAAAATTTTCAATAGAACAACTCAATTGATCTGATATTGAAACATCATCTAAGAGTTTTTCATCAACAAGTGTATGAATGGAAATCAGACGTGGATAGAAACAACCCAATGTTGTAGGTATATCCACAGTGATAACAAGATGCATGTTAAACCAATGATCGTCAACTGTCAGATAAggacttacataaaaaaaaaaggaaatgaATCATTTATTTTCATCATAGGGAAGTACAATAAATAGCTTACCACCGgacattaaataacatttaattaaacaattaacataTAGAGGCATAAGTTTCGTGCATTCAGGCAATATAAGTTGACCAGCTGAAGATGGTGATGCACAAAGCTTTCTATAAGTAGCTAGTATTTGAGCAGTTTTATCAGTAATTGTTTCCTTTACTTATCGTCCAGAACTttccaatattttatacgtaactaa from the Acyrthosiphon pisum isolate AL4f chromosome X, pea_aphid_22Mar2018_4r6ur, whole genome shotgun sequence genome contains:
- the LOC115033144 gene encoding uncharacterized protein LOC115033144 codes for the protein MGGVFIATLVGLLIALITLAFEVDYFKHKRAKVAEVSVVNNTVHKDKLVYGHELFVTLDRNSNLDDQTRWANKIKLDSTMG